A single window of Streptomyces sp. NBC_00464 DNA harbors:
- a CDS encoding ABC transporter permease, producing the protein MNTRTSRRFSPLTVCCTLLLVLFALAAAVGQLVLPDWDAQDLATGAAMPGSGHLLGTDELGRDIARMVVAGARSTLAGAAMVAIGSMVIGNVLGLLAGYRGGWIDTVVRRWADLLLALPALLVTIVVAGIGGGGYALAVGVLVVLTSPADIRLVRSAVLEQRHRAYVEAAETLGLSRFTVMTRHIWPNVLPVVVANTLLNFAGAIVALSSLSFLGLGVPPGAPDWGRMLSENRTLLYDNPSAALAPAVLIVAAAVALNLLGDRLFEAFSDRGRS; encoded by the coding sequence ATGAACACCCGTACCTCCCGCAGGTTCTCCCCGCTCACCGTCTGCTGCACCCTCCTGCTGGTGCTGTTCGCGCTGGCCGCGGCCGTCGGGCAGCTGGTCCTGCCGGACTGGGACGCGCAGGATCTCGCGACCGGCGCGGCCATGCCGGGAAGCGGGCATCTGCTCGGCACCGACGAACTCGGCCGCGACATCGCCCGGATGGTGGTCGCCGGTGCCCGGAGCACCCTCGCCGGTGCGGCCATGGTCGCGATCGGGTCGATGGTCATCGGCAACGTGCTCGGTCTCCTCGCCGGGTACCGGGGCGGCTGGATCGACACCGTGGTGCGGCGCTGGGCCGATCTGCTGCTGGCGCTGCCCGCTCTGCTGGTCACGATCGTCGTCGCCGGCATCGGCGGTGGGGGTTACGCCCTGGCCGTCGGCGTGCTCGTGGTGCTGACGTCGCCCGCCGACATCCGGCTGGTGCGGTCCGCCGTGCTGGAGCAGCGGCACCGCGCGTACGTCGAGGCGGCGGAGACCCTCGGGCTCTCCCGCTTCACGGTGATGACACGGCATATCTGGCCCAATGTGCTGCCCGTCGTGGTGGCCAACACGCTGTTGAACTTCGCCGGGGCGATCGTCGCGCTGAGCTCCCTGTCCTTCCTCGGCCTCGGTGTGCCGCCGGGCGCCCCGGACTGGGGCCGGATGCTCTCCGAGAACCGCACCCTGCTGTACGACAACCCGTCCGCGGCTCTCGCGCCGGCCGTGCTCATCGTCGCGGCGGCCGTGGCCCTCAACCTCCTCGGCGACCGGCTGTTCGAGGCGTTCTCCGACCGTGGAAGGTCCTGA
- a CDS encoding SAM-dependent methyltransferase, giving the protein MNHDLISALAHAAHPIKAPLDDDSVRRLLDHAVPRGDARALDLGCGGGEWLLRALSSHPGLRAEGVDIAEGSLREAGAAADRLGVRERLVLHQQDGAAFTSAEPFDLVLSVGAAHVFGGLLPTLAAARKHLAPGGRVLIGDGFWEREPTPEAVEMLGDFADLATTLDRVTADGWTPVHGHVSSRAELDAYEWSCWGSLASWALDHPADPESAEVLETAATRRTEWLRVYRETWGFVTLVLRPTAG; this is encoded by the coding sequence GTGAACCACGACCTGATCTCCGCCCTTGCCCATGCCGCCCACCCGATCAAGGCGCCGCTCGACGACGACTCCGTACGCAGGCTCCTGGACCATGCGGTCCCGCGCGGCGACGCGAGAGCGCTCGATCTGGGCTGCGGGGGAGGGGAATGGCTGCTGCGCGCCCTGAGCAGCCATCCGGGCCTGCGGGCCGAGGGCGTCGACATCGCCGAGGGCTCTCTCCGGGAGGCCGGCGCGGCGGCGGACCGCCTCGGCGTGCGCGAGCGCCTCGTCCTGCACCAGCAGGACGGCGCCGCATTCACCTCCGCGGAACCGTTCGACCTCGTCCTCAGCGTCGGGGCCGCGCACGTGTTCGGCGGGCTGCTGCCGACCCTCGCGGCAGCCCGCAAGCACCTGGCTCCCGGCGGCCGTGTCCTGATCGGCGACGGCTTCTGGGAACGCGAGCCGACGCCGGAGGCCGTCGAGATGCTCGGCGACTTCGCAGACCTGGCGACCACCCTGGACCGGGTCACCGCAGACGGCTGGACACCCGTGCACGGACACGTCAGCTCACGCGCTGAACTGGACGCCTACGAGTGGTCCTGCTGGGGCTCGCTCGCCTCCTGGGCCCTGGACCACCCGGCCGACCCGGAGAGCGCGGAGGTGCTGGAGACCGCGGCGACCCGCCGCACCGAGTGGCTCCGGGTGTACCGGGAGACCTGGGGCTTTGTGACCCTGGTGCTGCGCCCGACCGCCGGCTGA
- a CDS encoding helix-turn-helix domain-containing protein, with amino-acid sequence MSEPTAATGPPPAARPPQAHESGASGVRASLAGNLNRRRLARGWSLRELSAATGVSKGLLSQIERAEANPTVDVLVRIADVLGTSCTDLLRQPLLEPEIIRAASLDEPEDETSVNLLYSGHEQGRMEIYRTRLHPYAQSQVSSHGADSVEHVLVMSGQVTLVVNDVPYVLEAGDTARFSAQCSHYYTTEDSPAVTHTVVGYPRD; translated from the coding sequence GTGTCCGAACCGACCGCCGCCACCGGACCGCCCCCGGCCGCGCGGCCGCCGCAGGCCCACGAGTCCGGCGCCTCCGGCGTACGGGCATCACTGGCCGGAAATCTCAACCGCCGTCGGCTCGCCCGTGGTTGGAGCCTGCGCGAGCTGTCGGCGGCGACCGGCGTCAGCAAGGGGCTGCTGTCCCAGATAGAGCGGGCCGAAGCCAATCCGACCGTCGACGTGCTGGTCCGGATCGCCGATGTGCTGGGTACCAGCTGCACGGATCTGCTGCGCCAGCCGCTGCTGGAGCCGGAGATCATCCGGGCCGCCTCGCTGGACGAACCCGAGGACGAGACCTCGGTCAATCTGCTCTACTCCGGCCACGAGCAGGGCCGGATGGAGATCTACCGGACCCGGCTCCATCCGTACGCACAGAGCCAGGTCAGCTCGCACGGCGCGGACTCGGTGGAGCACGTGCTCGTGATGTCCGGCCAGGTGACGCTGGTGGTGAACGACGTTCCGTACGTGCTGGAAGCGGGCGACACCGCACGGTTCTCGGCACAGTGCAGCCACTACTACACGACGGAGGACTCGCCCGCGGTCACCCACACGGTCGTCGGCTATCCGCGCGACTGA
- a CDS encoding alpha/beta fold hydrolase, producing MPSTAATVVRRVREAMLRLVHPVEARISPDGRSVAVAAAGPGQAELVLAAVPAGLRDGAAPPPVLRAPAGPDAPTDRHSPRWLPDSRTLLHIAENEGPSGTEVRLAALDTVSGTVRTVVRAPGAVDDLLVSDDGKQALLLCAADGAEQDGMHLGLPVRLGAVPAPERFAPGTGRRSLHLVDLADGRMHDAGPAGLTVWNVAWRGGTTAVATVCEDTLPAGYYGARFAALDLAARTARTVYTPQGQLGSPALAADGRSAAVCEGISIVAGRPVVADLTTGTTTVVAGVEDATWLRFDDASPGALWFAGWDGTGSRAGHTGHPALVHWSGPVTLGGAGYQPALSLSGDGLLAATVLDAPGRPPEAVVTRTEGPDAWDWTPVTALNAPAPAELTGVRTERTHWSAPDGRTVQGLVLSEGECTDPRPLAVLVHGGPAWLWSAGYAPGDVLGLAPALAAAGYLVLLPNPRGSNGRGLEHARAVVGDVGGADLDDVLSGVRHLADAGLADPDRAAVLGHSYGGFLAAQAAARTDVFRAAVVVSAPTDWLSFTHTSNIGGGYDRTYAIGGPDAPQELIRRSPVFARGGSGTPTLIVHGSADRVTPVGQAHELYRSLLRTGRAPVELYVYPGEGHEFTDGGHLLDAAARVEQWLATHLAPRPAAAPRTAVPGDASPEPIPGTASTAGPDGDTPLEPSGPATPHPASAGPDGGVR from the coding sequence ATGCCCAGTACCGCTGCGACCGTCGTGCGGCGCGTCCGCGAGGCGATGCTGCGTCTGGTCCACCCGGTGGAGGCCAGGATCAGCCCGGACGGCCGCTCCGTCGCCGTGGCGGCAGCCGGTCCCGGGCAGGCCGAGCTGGTCCTGGCCGCGGTGCCTGCCGGGCTGCGGGACGGCGCCGCACCGCCGCCCGTGCTCCGCGCGCCGGCCGGGCCGGACGCGCCGACGGACCGGCACAGCCCGCGCTGGCTGCCGGACTCCCGGACCCTGCTGCACATCGCCGAGAACGAGGGCCCGTCCGGAACCGAGGTGCGCCTCGCGGCCCTTGACACGGTCTCCGGCACCGTGCGCACCGTCGTCCGGGCACCCGGCGCCGTGGACGACCTGCTGGTCTCCGACGACGGGAAGCAGGCCCTGTTGCTCTGCGCGGCGGACGGCGCCGAGCAGGACGGCATGCACCTCGGCCTGCCCGTGCGGCTCGGAGCCGTACCGGCACCGGAACGCTTCGCTCCGGGCACCGGCCGCAGGTCGCTGCATCTCGTCGACCTCGCCGACGGCCGGATGCACGACGCCGGGCCCGCGGGTCTCACCGTGTGGAACGTCGCCTGGCGTGGCGGGACGACGGCGGTCGCGACGGTCTGCGAGGACACGCTGCCTGCCGGGTACTACGGTGCCCGGTTCGCCGCGCTGGACCTCGCTGCCCGCACCGCCAGGACCGTGTACACGCCCCAGGGGCAGCTGGGCTCCCCCGCGCTCGCCGCCGACGGCCGGTCCGCGGCGGTCTGCGAAGGCATCTCCATCGTCGCCGGACGCCCGGTCGTGGCCGACCTGACCACGGGGACCACCACCGTGGTGGCCGGGGTCGAGGACGCGACCTGGCTGCGGTTCGACGACGCCTCTCCCGGCGCCCTGTGGTTCGCGGGCTGGGACGGGACGGGGTCCCGCGCCGGGCACACCGGTCACCCCGCGCTCGTCCACTGGTCGGGTCCTGTGACCCTCGGCGGGGCCGGCTACCAGCCGGCGCTGTCGCTCAGCGGCGACGGGCTGCTGGCCGCGACCGTGCTCGACGCACCGGGCCGTCCGCCCGAGGCGGTCGTCACCCGTACCGAAGGACCGGACGCCTGGGACTGGACGCCCGTCACGGCGCTCAACGCGCCCGCGCCCGCCGAGCTCACCGGTGTCCGTACCGAGCGGACCCACTGGTCCGCACCCGACGGCCGCACGGTACAGGGACTCGTCCTCTCCGAGGGCGAGTGCACCGATCCCCGCCCCCTCGCCGTCCTGGTGCACGGCGGCCCGGCCTGGCTCTGGTCCGCCGGATACGCGCCGGGCGACGTACTGGGACTCGCGCCCGCCCTGGCCGCCGCCGGATATCTGGTCCTGCTGCCCAACCCGCGCGGCAGCAACGGCCGGGGCCTCGAACACGCCCGTGCCGTGGTCGGCGACGTCGGCGGCGCCGACCTGGACGACGTACTGTCCGGCGTGCGCCACCTGGCCGACGCCGGGCTCGCCGACCCGGACCGCGCAGCGGTCCTGGGCCACAGCTACGGCGGCTTCCTCGCCGCCCAGGCCGCGGCGCGCACCGATGTGTTCCGGGCCGCGGTCGTCGTCTCGGCGCCGACCGACTGGCTGAGCTTCACACACACCAGCAACATCGGCGGCGGCTACGACCGGACATACGCGATCGGCGGCCCGGACGCCCCCCAGGAGCTGATCCGGCGCTCGCCGGTCTTCGCCCGCGGCGGCAGCGGCACACCGACGCTCATCGTGCACGGCTCCGCCGACCGGGTCACTCCGGTCGGCCAGGCCCACGAGCTGTACCGGTCACTGCTGCGGACCGGCCGCGCGCCCGTCGAGCTGTACGTGTACCCCGGCGAGGGCCATGAGTTCACCGACGGCGGCCATCTCCTCGATGCCGCGGCCCGGGTCGAACAGTGGCTCGCCACCCACCTGGCGCCGCGCCCCGCGGCAGCCCCCCGAACCGCCGTGCCGGGGGACGCTTCCCCCGAGCCGATCCCCGGCACGGCTTCCACGGCAGGGCCGGACGGTGACACCCCCCTGGAACCGTCCGGCCCTGCCACCCCGCACCCGGCTTCCGCCGGCCCGGACGGAGGCGTGCGATGA
- a CDS encoding ABC transporter ATP-binding protein: protein MTAHPATDSRTTPAVPATGPLLSVDGLRVAATAAPGGPVPILDGVSLEVGRGECIGIVGESGSGKSLAMRAVAGLLPSGTGVTGGSVRIDGHEVLTLSPRERHALRGRRVTLLMQDPFTMLHPQLTCGRQIADGLRGLDGGRLRRNKAARRTEVERRLAEVGLSPDVADRYPHELSGGMRQRVAAAAALAGDPELLIADEPTTALDAANQRAVLDLLRGLQQSRQMGLVLITHDLRVAFSACDRVYVLYAGQVLEHGRSQELESGPLHPYTAGLLASEPSVRERFAELPAIPGSVPAPGSRGPGCPFADRCAHATQTCRSEPVELLPPGKAEEPADGTGRMSACVRISEIGGALAAPSARRAAEPATVPGQGCGEQPDQDAALVATSVDRTFRSSAGDHAALLDVSLTVPRNTVVALVGESGSGKTTLARIAVGLETFESGTVSVGGIALPVGRRPTTADRRCLAEQVQIVFQDPYSSLNPLRTVGATLREALAAAAGGRGRVDASGVDALLAQVGLPGSYASRRPAALSGGERQRVALARALAARPRLLICDEAVAALDVSVQAQLLNLLVTLQREEGFAVLFITHDLGVVRQIADRVAVMHRGRIVEQGSAAEVLDAPQHPWTRRMIDALPGAADIGRID from the coding sequence ATGACAGCGCACCCGGCGACGGACAGCCGTACCACCCCCGCCGTGCCGGCCACCGGGCCGCTGCTCTCAGTCGACGGTCTGCGGGTGGCGGCAACGGCCGCGCCGGGCGGGCCGGTCCCGATCCTGGACGGCGTCTCGCTGGAGGTCGGCCGGGGCGAGTGCATCGGCATCGTCGGCGAGTCCGGCAGCGGAAAGTCCCTGGCCATGCGGGCCGTGGCGGGCCTGCTGCCGTCCGGTACCGGGGTGACGGGTGGCTCCGTACGCATCGACGGCCACGAAGTCCTCACCCTGTCGCCGCGCGAACGCCACGCGCTGCGCGGCCGGCGCGTCACCCTGCTGATGCAGGATCCGTTCACCATGCTGCACCCTCAGCTCACCTGCGGGCGCCAGATCGCGGACGGGCTCCGCGGCCTCGACGGCGGACGCCTGCGCAGGAACAAGGCGGCCCGGCGCACGGAAGTGGAGCGACGGCTCGCCGAGGTCGGCCTCTCACCCGACGTCGCCGACCGCTACCCGCACGAGTTGTCGGGCGGGATGCGGCAACGCGTGGCGGCGGCCGCGGCGCTCGCGGGCGACCCCGAACTGCTGATCGCGGACGAACCGACGACGGCACTGGACGCCGCCAACCAGCGCGCCGTGCTGGACCTGCTGCGCGGTCTGCAGCAGAGCCGTCAGATGGGTCTGGTCCTCATCACGCACGATCTGCGGGTCGCCTTCTCCGCCTGCGACCGGGTGTATGTGCTGTACGCGGGCCAGGTGCTGGAGCACGGCCGCTCGCAGGAGCTCGAATCCGGCCCGTTGCATCCGTACACCGCGGGTCTGCTGGCCTCCGAGCCGTCCGTGCGCGAGCGCTTCGCGGAACTTCCGGCCATTCCCGGCTCCGTGCCCGCCCCGGGATCCCGGGGGCCGGGCTGCCCGTTCGCCGACCGCTGCGCCCACGCGACGCAGACATGCCGCAGCGAGCCGGTCGAGTTGCTGCCGCCCGGGAAGGCCGAGGAGCCGGCTGACGGTACGGGCCGGATGTCGGCCTGTGTGCGGATCTCCGAGATCGGCGGCGCGCTCGCCGCACCGTCGGCGCGCAGGGCCGCCGAACCGGCGACGGTGCCCGGTCAGGGGTGCGGCGAGCAGCCGGACCAGGACGCGGCGCTGGTGGCCACGTCCGTCGACCGCACGTTCCGTTCGTCGGCCGGGGACCACGCCGCGCTGCTCGACGTGAGCCTGACGGTGCCGCGGAACACGGTCGTCGCCCTGGTCGGCGAGTCCGGCTCGGGCAAGACGACGCTCGCCAGGATCGCGGTCGGCCTGGAGACGTTCGAGAGCGGCACGGTGTCCGTGGGCGGGATCGCCCTGCCCGTCGGGCGCCGTCCCACCACGGCGGACCGGCGGTGTCTGGCGGAGCAGGTGCAGATCGTGTTCCAGGACCCGTACTCCTCGCTCAACCCACTGCGCACCGTGGGCGCGACGCTGCGCGAGGCGCTGGCCGCCGCTGCGGGCGGGCGGGGGCGGGTTGACGCGTCCGGCGTGGACGCCCTGCTCGCGCAGGTGGGGCTGCCCGGGTCGTACGCCTCGCGCCGCCCGGCCGCGCTCTCCGGCGGCGAGCGTCAACGGGTCGCCCTGGCGCGGGCGCTGGCCGCCCGGCCCCGGCTGCTGATCTGCGACGAAGCGGTGGCGGCGCTCGACGTGTCGGTCCAGGCCCAGTTGCTCAACCTGCTCGTCACGCTCCAGCGCGAGGAGGGCTTCGCGGTGCTGTTCATCACCCATGACCTGGGTGTGGTGCGGCAGATCGCCGACCGGGTCGCCGTGATGCACCGGGGACGGATCGTCGAGCAGGGCTCCGCCGCCGAGGTCCTGGACGCGCCGCAACACCCCTGGACCCGGCGCATGATCGACGCCCTGCCCGGGGCCGCGGACATCGGCCGCATCGACTGA
- a CDS encoding ABC transporter permease, with amino-acid sequence MTATTRSRLRAALPARLVLRRLGGTLGLLVVLSVAVFALLQAAPGDPAQTLLGPRSATPEALSAVRARYHLDSPMAVQYWYWLSDAVRLDLGTSIRTGESVAAALGDRLVLTGQLVGLGFAVALLLGVPLGVLAGLRNRRATDRAVQSLGVVALSTPAFAGGLVLIYVFALMLGWFPAYGPGEGTGSDRLMHLVLPALALGLAVTAVLLKLTRAAVIRELDREHVTFARARGVRERDILLRYVLRGTVVPVLTGIGLILAYLLAGTVMVEQVFALPGLGSLLVDSVTFRDVPVVQAEALLIAALVCLANLVTDLVQPLLDPQLRTAPAARTSPAAKASAGTLPSGVPEEEHA; translated from the coding sequence ATGACGGCCACCACCCGTTCGCGACTGCGCGCCGCGCTTCCCGCCCGGCTCGTGCTGCGCCGCCTCGGCGGCACGCTGGGACTCCTCGTCGTCCTGTCCGTCGCCGTGTTCGCCCTGCTCCAGGCCGCGCCGGGCGACCCGGCCCAGACACTGCTCGGCCCGCGCAGCGCCACCCCCGAGGCGCTGAGTGCCGTCCGGGCCCGCTATCACCTCGACAGCCCGATGGCCGTGCAGTACTGGTACTGGCTGAGTGACGCCGTCCGGCTCGATCTCGGTACGTCGATCCGCACCGGCGAGAGCGTCGCCGCCGCACTGGGCGACCGCCTGGTGCTCACCGGTCAGCTCGTCGGCCTGGGATTCGCCGTGGCACTGCTCCTCGGCGTGCCGCTGGGCGTCCTGGCCGGTCTGCGCAACCGGCGAGCCACCGATCGCGCGGTGCAGAGTCTCGGCGTGGTGGCGCTGTCCACCCCTGCGTTCGCGGGCGGGCTGGTGCTCATCTACGTGTTCGCGCTGATGCTCGGCTGGTTCCCCGCGTACGGACCGGGCGAGGGAACGGGCAGCGACCGGCTGATGCATCTGGTGCTGCCGGCGCTCGCGCTCGGACTCGCCGTCACCGCCGTCCTGCTGAAACTGACCCGGGCGGCGGTGATCCGGGAACTCGACCGGGAACACGTCACGTTCGCCCGCGCCCGGGGGGTGCGGGAGCGGGACATCCTGCTGCGGTACGTGCTGCGCGGCACCGTCGTCCCCGTCCTCACCGGCATCGGGCTGATCCTCGCCTACCTCCTGGCGGGAACCGTCATGGTGGAGCAGGTCTTCGCACTGCCCGGACTCGGCTCCCTGCTCGTCGACTCGGTCACCTTCCGGGACGTACCCGTCGTCCAGGCCGAGGCGCTGCTCATCGCCGCCCTGGTCTGCCTGGCCAACCTCGTCACCGACCTCGTACAGCCGCTGCTGGATCCGCAGCTGCGGACCGCACCCGCGGCAAGGACATCACCGGCGGCGAAGGCGTCCGCCGGGACGCTGCCGTCCGGAGTCCCCGAGGAGGAGCACGCATGA
- a CDS encoding NADP-dependent oxidoreductase, with the protein MSKAYVFTRNGGPEVEALVDQDKPVPGPGELLVAVRAAGVNPVDWKLRTGYTRPGSVPQPFPTVFGSEAAGVVEAIGPDVEGFEAGDEVFGSPLTGGYAEHTLLPVAVTAHKPAGLSFADVAVLPVAAATAYDGMRQLGLAPGATLLVTGAGGGVGSAAVQLAHHAGVQVIGAASAAKKEFVESLGAVHVESGAGFAARARAAAPGGIDAVFDLVGGDTLREAAQLLAGPATLISAGGKQLVAELGGAPVERARTAAVLREVADLVVAGALRTHITRTWPLAGAGEALRAVEEGHALGKTVIEVTA; encoded by the coding sequence ATGTCCAAGGCGTACGTGTTCACCCGCAACGGCGGACCGGAGGTGGAGGCCCTCGTCGACCAGGACAAGCCCGTGCCCGGTCCCGGGGAACTCCTCGTCGCCGTCCGGGCGGCCGGGGTCAACCCGGTGGACTGGAAGCTGCGGACGGGATACACCCGGCCCGGCAGTGTGCCGCAGCCCTTTCCCACCGTCTTCGGCAGCGAGGCCGCAGGGGTCGTCGAGGCGATCGGCCCGGACGTCGAGGGATTCGAGGCCGGGGACGAGGTCTTCGGCAGTCCGCTGACCGGCGGGTACGCCGAGCACACGCTGCTGCCCGTCGCCGTGACCGCGCACAAGCCGGCCGGGCTCTCCTTCGCCGACGTCGCGGTGCTGCCCGTCGCGGCGGCCACCGCCTACGACGGAATGCGTCAGCTCGGCCTCGCCCCGGGGGCCACCCTGCTGGTCACGGGGGCCGGTGGCGGGGTGGGAAGCGCCGCGGTACAGCTGGCACACCACGCCGGGGTCCAGGTCATCGGCGCCGCGAGCGCCGCCAAGAAGGAGTTCGTCGAGTCGCTCGGCGCGGTGCACGTGGAATCCGGCGCGGGATTCGCCGCCCGAGCGCGGGCGGCGGCGCCCGGTGGCATCGACGCGGTCTTCGACCTGGTCGGCGGCGACACGCTGCGCGAAGCGGCCCAGCTGCTCGCCGGCCCCGCCACGCTGATCAGCGCCGGCGGTAAGCAGCTCGTGGCCGAGCTCGGCGGGGCGCCCGTCGAACGGGCCCGTACCGCCGCCGTGCTCCGCGAAGTGGCGGACCTCGTCGTCGCCGGCGCCCTGCGGACACACATCACCCGGACCTGGCCGCTCGCCGGGGCGGGCGAGGCGCTTCGCGCGGTCGAGGAGGGCCATGCCCTGGGGAAGACCGTGATCGAGGTGACCGCATGA
- a CDS encoding ABC transporter substrate-binding protein — protein MTSEPGGNLSRRRLLRLAGAGMGVLAASGVLAACAPPTRESSGDGATGSGTGAQGADAPIGTLTLALPSSLSSLDVGRESGVLNYLVAVLAQESLLSVDPSGKLGPGLASSWKQPDARTYVYTLRRGVTFTDGTPFTADDVVASIDAIRDPKNGSALGYAYAGVDSVKSTGDHEVTIRLKAPDAMFAWTTTAGGLLVSSRAFLTRNRGSIGTAKTLLLGTGPYRITEFAADDHVLLERNDAWWGEKPAVRKLKLSFVPDAGTRLVAMKSGAVDGALGLASDEARGWESSARVTYTGDRSVVSLAFDTAEAPFDDVHVRRAIAHAADREGMVKGILHGRAEVADALPSREMWGDLMPADEVRSGYGAIPALSYDLDAARAELGKSSVKDGFTTELHYPNSGPQLGKAALALAASLKKIGITLNVKEITLEQWVAELGSGKQPLQFLWYFPVTGDPAELADPYLNAAATATDIAHYDNSTVNTALNTAKSATDKDVRARELMTAVQTAGADLPYLPLWWAQTASAFSKEFMLLDQGPFAFIGPWATRIRKSA, from the coding sequence ATGACCTCGGAGCCGGGTGGCAACCTCAGCCGACGCCGACTGCTGCGCCTCGCCGGCGCCGGCATGGGCGTCCTCGCCGCGTCCGGTGTGCTCGCCGCGTGTGCGCCGCCGACCCGGGAGAGCTCCGGTGACGGGGCGACGGGCTCGGGGACCGGTGCGCAGGGCGCGGACGCGCCGATCGGCACGCTGACCCTCGCCCTGCCCTCGTCCCTCTCCAGCCTCGACGTGGGCCGCGAGTCCGGCGTTCTCAACTACCTGGTCGCGGTGCTGGCCCAGGAGTCCCTGCTCTCGGTCGACCCCTCCGGGAAGCTCGGCCCCGGGCTCGCGTCGTCCTGGAAGCAGCCGGATGCCAGGACGTACGTGTACACACTGCGCCGCGGCGTCACGTTCACCGACGGCACCCCGTTCACGGCTGACGACGTGGTGGCATCCATCGACGCGATCCGGGACCCGAAGAACGGCTCCGCCCTCGGTTACGCGTACGCAGGCGTCGATTCCGTGAAGTCCACCGGCGACCACGAGGTCACCATCCGGCTGAAGGCCCCGGACGCCATGTTCGCCTGGACGACGACCGCCGGCGGACTCCTCGTCAGCAGCCGTGCCTTCCTCACCCGGAACAGGGGCAGCATCGGCACGGCGAAGACACTGCTGCTCGGCACCGGCCCCTACCGGATCACCGAGTTCGCCGCCGACGACCATGTCCTGCTGGAACGCAACGACGCCTGGTGGGGCGAGAAGCCCGCCGTGCGGAAACTGAAGCTCTCCTTCGTCCCCGACGCCGGCACGCGGCTGGTCGCGATGAAGTCCGGTGCGGTGGACGGCGCCCTGGGCCTCGCGTCGGACGAGGCCCGTGGCTGGGAGTCGAGCGCGCGCGTCACGTACACCGGCGACCGCTCCGTGGTGTCGCTGGCCTTCGACACCGCCGAGGCACCCTTCGACGACGTGCACGTCCGCCGTGCCATCGCCCACGCGGCCGACCGCGAGGGCATGGTGAAGGGCATCCTGCACGGCCGGGCCGAAGTCGCCGACGCGCTGCCCTCCCGCGAGATGTGGGGCGACCTGATGCCGGCGGACGAGGTGCGCTCGGGCTACGGCGCGATCCCCGCCCTGTCCTACGACCTGGACGCCGCGCGGGCCGAGCTCGGCAAGTCCTCGGTGAAGGACGGCTTCACGACCGAGCTGCACTATCCCAACAGCGGTCCTCAGCTGGGCAAGGCGGCGCTCGCGCTGGCCGCTTCGCTCAAGAAGATCGGCATCACGCTGAACGTCAAGGAGATCACCCTGGAGCAGTGGGTGGCGGAGCTCGGCTCCGGCAAGCAGCCGCTGCAGTTCCTGTGGTACTTCCCCGTCACCGGCGACCCGGCCGAACTGGCCGACCCGTATCTCAACGCGGCAGCCACCGCGACGGACATCGCGCACTACGACAACAGCACGGTCAACACCGCGCTGAACACGGCGAAGTCCGCCACGGACAAGGACGTCCGCGCCCGGGAATTGATGACGGCCGTGCAGACGGCCGGCGCCGATCTGCCGTACCTCCCGCTGTGGTGGGCGCAGACCGCGTCCGCGTTCTCCAAGGAGTTCATGCTGCTGGACCAGGGGCCGTTCGCGTTCATCGGCCCCTGGGCGACCCGGATCCGCAAGTCCGCCTGA
- a CDS encoding RNA polymerase sigma factor SigF yields MTAHTARTAGAERAESARPAPAGTGTALTAVAGQRELTGAAPAPADLGELPWIEDAGKVAPIDARELSRLFFDRLQVLEEGTSAHQYARNTLIEMNLSLVRFAAGRFRNRGSGDMEDIVQVGTIGLIKAIDRFDLSREVEFTSFAVPYITGEIKRFFRDTSWAVHVPRRLQELRVDIAKTKETLAGELDRDPTVPELAEQLGLSESEITEGIVAANGYTAGSLDMPAATTESGQHGQTGRTFADVLGSPDPAMETVENLHALAPLLSDLDERERRIIDMRFGQEMTQSQIGAELGISQMHVSRLISRILNRLRDGMFVEE; encoded by the coding sequence ATGACGGCGCACACTGCGCGGACTGCCGGTGCGGAGCGAGCGGAGAGTGCACGGCCGGCGCCGGCCGGCACCGGGACAGCCCTGACGGCTGTCGCCGGACAGCGGGAACTCACGGGCGCCGCCCCGGCCCCCGCAGACCTCGGTGAACTGCCGTGGATCGAGGACGCGGGCAAGGTCGCCCCCATCGACGCGCGGGAACTGTCCCGGTTGTTCTTCGACCGGCTTCAGGTCCTGGAGGAGGGGACGTCCGCCCATCAGTACGCGCGGAACACCCTCATCGAGATGAACCTCTCCCTCGTCCGGTTCGCCGCCGGCCGGTTCAGGAACCGGGGCAGTGGCGACATGGAGGACATCGTCCAGGTCGGCACCATCGGGCTGATCAAGGCCATCGACCGGTTCGACCTGTCCCGCGAGGTCGAGTTCACCTCCTTCGCGGTTCCGTACATCACCGGGGAGATCAAGCGATTCTTCCGCGACACCAGCTGGGCGGTCCATGTCCCGCGCCGGCTCCAGGAGTTGCGGGTCGACATCGCCAAGACCAAGGAGACCCTGGCCGGAGAGCTCGACCGGGACCCCACCGTTCCCGAACTCGCCGAGCAACTGGGTCTGAGCGAGAGCGAGATCACCGAAGGCATCGTGGCAGCCAACGGATACACCGCGGGTTCGCTGGACATGCCGGCCGCCACGACCGAATCGGGTCAGCACGGCCAGACGGGCCGGACCTTCGCCGATGTACTGGGCAGCCCGGACCCGGCCATGGAGACCGTCGAGAACCTGCATGCCCTGGCACCGTTGCTGAGTGATCTGGACGAGCGTGAGCGTCGCATCATCGACATGCGGTTCGGCCAGGAGATGACGCAGTCCCAGATCGGCGCGGAGCTCGGCATCTCGCAGATGCACGTCTCCCGGCTGATCAGCCGGATTCTGAACCGGCTCCGCGACGGGATGTTCGTCGAGGAGTGA